From Nicotiana tabacum cultivar K326 chromosome 22, ASM71507v2, whole genome shotgun sequence, one genomic window encodes:
- the LOC107806988 gene encoding uncharacterized protein LOC107806988: MNEQVAEQVAPLVPENSNREKPASNVQRVIPAPFPQRLVKQKKADQYKKFMEILRQIQLNIPLMDALREIPGYAKMMKDLMSRKFDFQDLSNVTLKQTCSAVVAKPIAQKVSDPGIGRARPTSMLLQLADHTVKRPTGILDDVLVQVGKFVFPADFVILDCQQSLRRPGEYANCSLVEAVDVILQKDDMTLTVKDPLEACLMNLEEMDGEGLAEWVMALEGSTALTEGHRPSREHQRRLNPNMKEVVKKEVIKWLDAGIIFPISDSNWVSPVQCVPKKGGMTVVKNENNELISTRTVTGWRICMDYKKLNTATRKDHFPLPFIDQMLDRLAGRSHFCFLDGYSGYNQISVAPEYREKTSFTCPYDIFAFRRMPFVLCNAPATFQRLTFEELKKRLITAPIIVTPNWEQPFELMCDANDYAIGTVLGQRKDKLMHSIYYASRMLSGAQLNYTVTEKAMLAVVFAFDKF, from the exons ATGAATGAGCAAGTTGCAGAAcaggtggcacctcttgtgccagaaaaTTCTAACAGAGAGAAGCCAGCAAGCAATGTACAAAGGGTGATACCTGCACCCTTCCCTCAAAGACTGGTCAAACAAAAGAAGGCAGACCAATACAAGAAGTTCATGGAGATACTGCGTCAAATTCAGTTGAATATTCCTTTGATGGATGCCTTGAGGGAGATACCCGGTTATGCCAAGATGATGAAAGATCTAATGTCACGGAAGTTTGATTTTCAGGATCTATCCAATGTAACTCTGAAACAGACCTGCAGCGCAGTGGTGGCAAAACCGATAGCTCAAAAGGTGTCGGACCCAG GCATTGGCAGAGCTAGGCCAACTTCGATGCTGCTACAGCTGGCTGACCACACAGTGAAGAGGCCCACTGGTattcttgatgatgtgttggtgcaagtgGGGAAGTTCGTGTTCCCTGCAGACTTTGTTATCTTGGATTGTCAG CAATCTTTGAGGAGACCCGGTGAATATGCTAATTGCTCTCTAGTGGAGGCAGTGGATGTAATCCTACAAAAAGATGATATGACCCTAACTGTAAAAGATCCATTGGAGGCATGTCTGatgaatttagaagaaatggatggtgaaGGGTTAGCTGAATGGGTCATGGCACTAGAAG GTAGCACGGCTCTTACAG AGGGGCACAGACCTTCCAGGGAACACCAGCGAAGGCTGAACCCAAACATGAAAGAGGTTGTAAAGAAAGAAGTAatcaaatggttagatgcgggaatcatcttcCCTATCTCTGATAGTAATTGGGTCAGCCCTgtccaatgtgtgccgaaaaaggggGGAATGACTGTTGTAAAAAAtgagaacaatgagttgatctcaactcGTACAGTCACAGGGTGGCGTATCTGCATGGATTACAAGAAATTGAACACAGCCACCCGGAAGGACCATTTTCCCTTacctttcattgaccaaatgttggacaggcTGGCTGGGCGATCGCacttctgtttcttggatggatattcggggtacaatcagatatcAGTAGCCCCTGAATATAGAGAGAAAACATCTTTCACATGTCCGTATGAcatctttgcctttcggagaatgcctttTGTGCTTTGTAATGCACCCGCGACTTTTCAACG gttgACATTTGAGGAACTGAAGAAGAGGTTGATAACTGCACCCATCATTGTTACACCCAATTGGGAGcagccatttgagctcatgtgtgatgccaaCGACTATGCTATAGGAACAGTCTTGGGGCAGCGAAAAGATAAGCTGATGCACTCGATTTACTACGCAAGCAGAATGCTaagcggtgcacaactcaattacacaGTGACGGAGAAGGCGATGTTGGCGGTGGTGTTTGCTTTTGACAAGTTCTGA